A single window of Camelus ferus isolate YT-003-E chromosome 7, BCGSAC_Cfer_1.0, whole genome shotgun sequence DNA harbors:
- the C7H7orf25 gene encoding UPF0415 protein C7orf25 homolog produces the protein MSAHSMLCERIAIAKELIKRAESLSRSRKGGIEGGAKLCSKLKAELKFLQKVEAGKVAIKESHLQSTNLTHLRAIVESAENLEEVVSVLHVFGYTDSLGEKQTLVVDVVANGGHTWVKAIGRKAEALHNIWLGRGQYGDKSVIEQAEDFLQASHQQPVQYSNPHIIFAFYNSVSSPVAEKLREMGISVRGDIVAVNSLLDHPEELQPSDSESDDDEGPELLQVTRVDRENILASVAFPTEIKVDVCKRVNLDITTLITYVSALSYGGCHFIFKEKVLTEQAEQERREQVLPQLEAFMKDKELFACESAVKDFQSILDTLGGPGERERATMLIKRINVVPDQPSERALRLVASSKINSRSLTIFGTGDTLKAITMTANSGFVRAANNQGVKFSVFIHQPRALTESKEALATPLPKDCTADKEHA, from the coding sequence ATGTCTGCACACTCCATGCTCTGTGAGCGAATTGCCATAGCCAAGGAACTGATCAAGAGAGCAGAATCACTTTCTAGATCAAGAAAAGGTGGCATCGAAGGCGGGGCGAAGCTGTGCAGCAAACTGAAGGCAGAATTAAAATTCTTACAGAAAGTAGAAGCTGGGAAAGTCGCTATTAAGGAGTCCCACTTACAGAGCACTAACCTAACACACCTAAGAGCCATCGTGGAATCGGCAGAAAACCTGGAGGAAGTTGTCAGCGTTCTCCATGTCTTTGGTTACACAGACAGCTTGGGAGAAAAGCAGACCCTTGTGGTCGATGTTGTTGCAAACGGTGGTCACACTTGGGTGAAAGCCATCGGCCGAAAGGCTGAAGCTCTGCATAACATCTGGCTGGGCAGGGGTCAGTATGGTGACAAGAGCGTCATTGAGCAGGCAGAAGACTTCCTCCAGGCCAGCCACCAGCAGCCAGTGCAGTATAGCAACCCTCACATCATCTTTGCGTTTTACAACAGTGTCTCCAGCCCCGTGGCAGAGAAGCTGCGAGAAATGGGCATATCCGTGAGAGGGGACATCGTGGCGGTGAACTCTCTGTTAGATCACCCTGAAGAACTCCAGCCCAGTGACAGTGAGTCCGACGATGACGAGGGCCCCGAACTCCTGCAGGTGACCAGAGTCGACCGGGAAAACATCCTAGCCAGCGTTGCGTTTCCCACGGAGATCAAGGTCGACGTGTGCAAGAGAGTGAATCTGGACATTACGACTCTAATTACGTACGTCTCTGCCCTCAGCTACGGAGGCTGCCACTTTATCTTCAAAGAAAAAGTGCTCACGGAACAAGCAGAgcaagagaggagagagcaggtTCTCCCGCAGCTGGAGGCATTTATGAAGGACAAGGAGTTGTTTGCTTGTGAATCCGCCGTCAAGGATTTCCAGTCTATTCTAGATACTTTAGGAGgacctggggagagagagagggccaCGATGCTAATTAAGCGAATTAATGTGGTCCCCGACCAGCCTTCTGAGCGTGCCTTGAGACTAGTGGCCAGTTCAAAAATCAATAGCCGCTCGTTAACGATCTTTGGCACAGGAGACACCTTAAAAGCCATCACGATGACTGCCAATAGTGGGTTTGTCAGAGCGGCCAACAACCAGGGTGTTAAGTTTAGCGTGTTCATCCATCAGCCCCGAGCACTTACTGAGAGCAAAGAGGCTCTCGCCACCCCCTTACCAAAAGACTGCACAGCTGACAAGGAACACGCATGA